The following proteins are co-located in the Betta splendens chromosome 9, fBetSpl5.4, whole genome shotgun sequence genome:
- the LOC114861807 gene encoding C5a anaphylatoxin chemotactic receptor 1-like isoform X4 — MTFNETSDPRDTSLFNCTISGAPLASYLQPWSILAGVVIAGSCLLGVPANFTIIAQLGRHLRGSSMTQRLFFNLALSDLLCLLCLPIGMYVFYSGTCLMDGLNRCLFYCFIFCVTTDLNILVLISIQRYYQVLHPEKWVKVDRMWQRILLFSVWMLGAFVALPAVFMTRNEARTEKTGGPICNNLGIKPELEAAYISFVVFSYLVLFSFYLLLVKGVKRTQMPNKKQPRATKIFIRIIAVYLVTGFFPVFLRTFYVVALFTGS, encoded by the exons atGACTTTTAACGAGACCTCGGATCCACGAGACACCTCCCTCTTCAACTGCACCATCTCAGGAGCTCCTCTGGCCTCCTACCTCCAGCCCTGGTCCATTCTTGCCGGCGTGGTCATTGCAGGGAGTTGCCTGCTCGGTGTCCCCGCTAACTTCACCATCATAGCACAACTGGGCCGGCATCTGCGCGGCTCCTCCATGACGCAGCGCCTCTTCTTCAACCTGGCCCTGTCggacctcctctgcctcctctgcctgccTATAGGCATGTACGTCTTTTACAGTGGAACGTGTCTGATGGATGGACTTAATCGGTGTCTTTTTTACTGCTTCATTTTCTGCGTGACCACCGACTTGAACATTCTGGTGCTGATCAGCATTCAGAGGTACTACCAG GTTCTTCACCCTGAGAAGTGGGTCAAGGTGGACCGAATGTGGCAGCGCATTTTGCTGTTCTCTGTGTGGATGCTCGGGGCCTTTGTGGCTCTTCCGGCTGTGTTCATGACAAGGAACGAAGCCCGGACGGAGAAGACAGGTGGTCCTATCTGCAATAACCTCGGCATCAAACCGGAACTAGAAGCAGCTTACATctcctttgttgttttcagcTACCTTGTCTTGTTTTCCTTCTACCTGCTGCTTGTTAAAGGCGTCAAGCGAACTCAGATGCCCAACAAGAAGCAGCCTAGAGCCACCAAGATCTTCATCCGCATCATCGCCGTCTACCTGGTCACCGGCTTTTTCCCCGTCTTCCTCCGGACCTTTTACGTTGTTGCACTCTTCACTGG TTCTTGA
- the LOC114861807 gene encoding prokineticin receptor 2-like isoform X5, producing the protein MTFNETSDPRDTSLFNCTISGAPLASYLQPWSILAGVVIAGSCLLGVPANFTIIAQLGRHLRGSSMTQRLFFNLALSDLLCLLCLPIGMYVFYSGTCLMDGLNRCLFYCFIFCVTTDLNILVLISIQRYYQVLHPEKWVKVDRMWQRILLFSVWMLGAFVALPAVFMTRNEARTEKTATLSCFPSTCCLLKASSELRCPTRSSLEPPRSSSASSPSTWSPAFSPSSSGPFTLLHSSLVETAAGGPFSLMTPNMI; encoded by the exons atGACTTTTAACGAGACCTCGGATCCACGAGACACCTCCCTCTTCAACTGCACCATCTCAGGAGCTCCTCTGGCCTCCTACCTCCAGCCCTGGTCCATTCTTGCCGGCGTGGTCATTGCAGGGAGTTGCCTGCTCGGTGTCCCCGCTAACTTCACCATCATAGCACAACTGGGCCGGCATCTGCGCGGCTCCTCCATGACGCAGCGCCTCTTCTTCAACCTGGCCCTGTCggacctcctctgcctcctctgcctgccTATAGGCATGTACGTCTTTTACAGTGGAACGTGTCTGATGGATGGACTTAATCGGTGTCTTTTTTACTGCTTCATTTTCTGCGTGACCACCGACTTGAACATTCTGGTGCTGATCAGCATTCAGAGGTACTACCAG GTTCTTCACCCTGAGAAGTGGGTCAAGGTGGACCGAATGTGGCAGCGCATTTTGCTGTTCTCTGTGTGGATGCTCGGGGCCTTTGTGGCTCTTCCGGCTGTGTTCATGACAAGGAACGAAGCCCGGACGGAGAAGACAG cTACCTTGTCTTGTTTTCCTTCTACCTGCTGCTTGTTAAAGGCGTCAAGCGAACTCAGATGCCCAACAAGAAGCAGCCTAGAGCCACCAAGATCTTCATCCGCATCATCGCCGTCTACCTGGTCACCGGCTTTTTCCCCGTCTTCCTCCGGACCTTTTACGTTGTTGCACTCTTCACTGG TCgagacagcagcaggaggaccctTCTCCTTAATGACGCCTAATATGATATGA
- the LOC114861807 gene encoding P2Y purinoceptor 3-like isoform X1: MTFNETSDPRDTSLFNCTISGAPLASYLQPWSILAGVVIAGSCLLGVPANFTIIAQLGRHLRGSSMTQRLFFNLALSDLLCLLCLPIGMYVFYSGTCLMDGLNRCLFYCFIFCVTTDLNILVLISIQRYYQVLHPEKWVKVDRMWQRILLFSVWMLGAFVALPAVFMTRNEARTEKTGGPICNNLGIKPELEAAYISFVVFSYLVLFSFYLLLVKGVKRTQMPNKKQPRATKIFIRIIAVYLVTGFFPVFLRTFYVVALFTGSVNLLCVSRMLTFVECFYFFNHCLNPFLYFYASRHSRDSSRRTLLLNDA; the protein is encoded by the exons atGACTTTTAACGAGACCTCGGATCCACGAGACACCTCCCTCTTCAACTGCACCATCTCAGGAGCTCCTCTGGCCTCCTACCTCCAGCCCTGGTCCATTCTTGCCGGCGTGGTCATTGCAGGGAGTTGCCTGCTCGGTGTCCCCGCTAACTTCACCATCATAGCACAACTGGGCCGGCATCTGCGCGGCTCCTCCATGACGCAGCGCCTCTTCTTCAACCTGGCCCTGTCggacctcctctgcctcctctgcctgccTATAGGCATGTACGTCTTTTACAGTGGAACGTGTCTGATGGATGGACTTAATCGGTGTCTTTTTTACTGCTTCATTTTCTGCGTGACCACCGACTTGAACATTCTGGTGCTGATCAGCATTCAGAGGTACTACCAG GTTCTTCACCCTGAGAAGTGGGTCAAGGTGGACCGAATGTGGCAGCGCATTTTGCTGTTCTCTGTGTGGATGCTCGGGGCCTTTGTGGCTCTTCCGGCTGTGTTCATGACAAGGAACGAAGCCCGGACGGAGAAGACAGGTGGTCCTATCTGCAATAACCTCGGCATCAAACCGGAACTAGAAGCAGCTTACATctcctttgttgttttcagcTACCTTGTCTTGTTTTCCTTCTACCTGCTGCTTGTTAAAGGCGTCAAGCGAACTCAGATGCCCAACAAGAAGCAGCCTAGAGCCACCAAGATCTTCATCCGCATCATCGCCGTCTACCTGGTCACCGGCTTTTTCCCCGTCTTCCTCCGGACCTTTTACGTTGTTGCACTCTTCACTGGGTCAGTCAACCTGCTTTGTGTTAGTAGAATGCTAACGTTTGTGGAGTGTTTCTACTTTTTCAATCACTGTCTGAATCCCTTCCTGTATTTCTACGCCTCCCGGCACAGTCgagacagcagcaggaggaccctTCTCCTTAATGACGCCTAA
- the LOC114861807 gene encoding C5a anaphylatoxin chemotactic receptor 1-like isoform X3 — protein sequence MTFNETSDPRDTSLFNCTISGAPLASYLQPWSILAGVVIAGSCLLGVPANFTIIAQLGRHLRGSSMTQRLFFNLALSDLLCLLCLPIGMYVFYSGTCLMDGLNRCLFYCFIFCVTTDLNILVLISIQRYYQVLHPEKWVKVDRMWQRILLFSVWMLGAFVALPAVFMTRNEARTEKTGVKRTQMPNKKQPRATKIFIRIIAVYLVTGFFPVFLRTFYVVALFTGSVNLLCVSRMLTFVECFYFFNHCLNPFLYFYASRHSRDSSRRTLLLNDA from the exons atGACTTTTAACGAGACCTCGGATCCACGAGACACCTCCCTCTTCAACTGCACCATCTCAGGAGCTCCTCTGGCCTCCTACCTCCAGCCCTGGTCCATTCTTGCCGGCGTGGTCATTGCAGGGAGTTGCCTGCTCGGTGTCCCCGCTAACTTCACCATCATAGCACAACTGGGCCGGCATCTGCGCGGCTCCTCCATGACGCAGCGCCTCTTCTTCAACCTGGCCCTGTCggacctcctctgcctcctctgcctgccTATAGGCATGTACGTCTTTTACAGTGGAACGTGTCTGATGGATGGACTTAATCGGTGTCTTTTTTACTGCTTCATTTTCTGCGTGACCACCGACTTGAACATTCTGGTGCTGATCAGCATTCAGAGGTACTACCAG GTTCTTCACCCTGAGAAGTGGGTCAAGGTGGACCGAATGTGGCAGCGCATTTTGCTGTTCTCTGTGTGGATGCTCGGGGCCTTTGTGGCTCTTCCGGCTGTGTTCATGACAAGGAACGAAGCCCGGACGGAGAAGACAG GCGTCAAGCGAACTCAGATGCCCAACAAGAAGCAGCCTAGAGCCACCAAGATCTTCATCCGCATCATCGCCGTCTACCTGGTCACCGGCTTTTTCCCCGTCTTCCTCCGGACCTTTTACGTTGTTGCACTCTTCACTGGGTCAGTCAACCTGCTTTGTGTTAGTAGAATGCTAACGTTTGTGGAGTGTTTCTACTTTTTCAATCACTGTCTGAATCCCTTCCTGTATTTCTACGCCTCCCGGCACAGTCgagacagcagcaggaggaccctTCTCCTTAATGACGCCTAA
- the LOC114861807 gene encoding C5a anaphylatoxin chemotactic receptor 1-like isoform X2 has translation MTFNETSDPRDTSLFNCTISGAPLASYLQPWSILAGVVIAGSCLLGVPANFTIIAQLGRHLRGSSMTQRLFFNLALSDLLCLLCLPIGMYVFYSGTCLMDGLNRCLFYCFIFCVTTDLNILVLISIQRYYQVLHPEKWVKVDRMWQRILLFSVWMLGAFVALPAVFMTRNEARTEKTGGPICNNLGIKPELEAAYISFVVFSYLVLFSFYLLLVKGVKRTQMPNKKQPRATKIFIRIIAVYLVTGFFPVFLRTFYVVALFTGRDSSRRTLLLNDA, from the exons atGACTTTTAACGAGACCTCGGATCCACGAGACACCTCCCTCTTCAACTGCACCATCTCAGGAGCTCCTCTGGCCTCCTACCTCCAGCCCTGGTCCATTCTTGCCGGCGTGGTCATTGCAGGGAGTTGCCTGCTCGGTGTCCCCGCTAACTTCACCATCATAGCACAACTGGGCCGGCATCTGCGCGGCTCCTCCATGACGCAGCGCCTCTTCTTCAACCTGGCCCTGTCggacctcctctgcctcctctgcctgccTATAGGCATGTACGTCTTTTACAGTGGAACGTGTCTGATGGATGGACTTAATCGGTGTCTTTTTTACTGCTTCATTTTCTGCGTGACCACCGACTTGAACATTCTGGTGCTGATCAGCATTCAGAGGTACTACCAG GTTCTTCACCCTGAGAAGTGGGTCAAGGTGGACCGAATGTGGCAGCGCATTTTGCTGTTCTCTGTGTGGATGCTCGGGGCCTTTGTGGCTCTTCCGGCTGTGTTCATGACAAGGAACGAAGCCCGGACGGAGAAGACAGGTGGTCCTATCTGCAATAACCTCGGCATCAAACCGGAACTAGAAGCAGCTTACATctcctttgttgttttcagcTACCTTGTCTTGTTTTCCTTCTACCTGCTGCTTGTTAAAGGCGTCAAGCGAACTCAGATGCCCAACAAGAAGCAGCCTAGAGCCACCAAGATCTTCATCCGCATCATCGCCGTCTACCTGGTCACCGGCTTTTTCCCCGTCTTCCTCCGGACCTTTTACGTTGTTGCACTCTTCACTGG TCgagacagcagcaggaggaccctTCTCCTTAATGACGCCTAA